A window of the Listeria swaminathanii genome harbors these coding sequences:
- a CDS encoding PTS sugar transporter subunit IIA — MFKKFLKKTKHEAVFAHVTGQVIALEDVPDPVFNQKMMGEGIAIKPEAGTIVAPVDGKIIQLAETKHAFGIRTDMGQEILVHIGLETVSLNGEGFNVLVSVGDKVKVGDPIVEADFDFIQKNAASTVVPMVITNSSEGKYDFDFHDVTKAEAGKTEVFTTNLK; from the coding sequence ATGTTTAAAAAATTTTTAAAAAAGACAAAACATGAAGCAGTTTTCGCTCATGTAACTGGGCAAGTTATCGCCTTAGAAGATGTTCCAGATCCAGTTTTTAACCAAAAAATGATGGGAGAAGGCATTGCGATTAAGCCAGAAGCAGGCACGATTGTCGCTCCAGTTGACGGGAAAATCATTCAACTTGCGGAAACAAAACATGCTTTTGGAATTCGTACCGATATGGGCCAAGAAATCCTTGTACATATTGGCTTAGAAACCGTATCTCTAAATGGGGAAGGCTTCAATGTTTTAGTAAGTGTCGGTGATAAAGTAAAAGTAGGCGATCCGATTGTAGAAGCTGACTTTGATTTTATCCAGAAAAATGCCGCAAGTACAGTTGTTCCAATGGTTATAACAAACAGTTCAGAAGGTAAATACGATTTTGATTTCCATGACGTAACAAAAGCAGAAGCAGGGAAAACCGAAGTATTTACAACGAATTTAAAATAA
- a CDS encoding copper homeostasis protein CutC, with amino-acid sequence MLEVIVQNPRDAHLAEQYGANRMEVVSAISEGGLTPSYGAIKEIVRASKLPAMMMIRPHSFSFVYDETAQIVMERDIELAKEVGVQGIVYGGITADGNIDQDLLEKVIHWKGDLDLTFHRALEATKDIEASYQVLRTYGKDINQLLTSGGTASALDSLPRLKRWIKDSQENPDSFQILVGSGVKPDNIATFQTTLHHTDYHVGSAAREASDFSKDILKEKIDILQQQINQA; translated from the coding sequence ATGTTAGAAGTAATCGTCCAAAATCCAAGAGATGCTCATTTAGCCGAGCAATATGGTGCAAATAGAATGGAAGTGGTTTCCGCAATCAGTGAAGGCGGCTTAACGCCAAGTTATGGTGCAATTAAAGAAATAGTTCGTGCTTCCAAGTTACCCGCAATGATGATGATTCGACCACACAGCTTTTCTTTTGTATATGACGAGACGGCACAAATCGTAATGGAACGGGATATCGAACTTGCAAAAGAAGTCGGCGTACAAGGAATTGTTTACGGTGGCATAACAGCAGACGGAAATATTGACCAAGATCTTCTCGAAAAAGTGATTCACTGGAAAGGTGATTTGGATCTTACTTTCCACCGAGCGCTAGAGGCGACCAAAGATATCGAAGCAAGCTACCAAGTTTTACGTACATATGGAAAAGATATTAACCAATTACTCACTTCTGGCGGCACAGCTAGCGCATTAGATTCTTTACCTCGCCTAAAACGCTGGATCAAGGATAGCCAAGAAAACCCAGATTCCTTTCAAATTCTAGTCGGAAGTGGCGTAAAACCAGACAACATTGCCACTTTCCAAACAACACTACATCATACAGACTACCACGTCGGAAGTGCTGCAAGAGAAGCCAGTGATTTTTCCAAAGACATTTTAAAAGAAAAAATCGATATATTACAACAACAAATAAACCAAGCTTGA
- a CDS encoding CvfB family protein — MNNYIGKSQVMTVKEVQETGWLLEKDDITVFLSKSNTHETELAVGAEVTVFIFVDYDREIAATTIIPKIQVGHYGWGTVTEVRKHLGVFVDIGIEKDVVVSLDDLPALLHLWPKKEDRVMIALRVDEENRVWGVLAEEEQFRAIAVRAEQDLFNQNIEGTIYRLLKIGSFVFTDDFHIGFIHESERTSEPRMGERVKARVIAVKPDGSLNLSLRGRSHEVLNDDAEMILTYLRSVGGEMPFGDKSDPDAIRAKFGISKAQFKRAIGTLLKARRITQEDGVVTKITEETSD; from the coding sequence GTGAATAACTATATTGGCAAAAGCCAAGTAATGACAGTAAAAGAAGTCCAAGAAACAGGTTGGCTTCTTGAAAAAGATGACATAACTGTTTTTTTATCTAAATCAAATACACATGAAACGGAACTTGCTGTTGGTGCGGAAGTAACCGTATTTATTTTTGTGGACTATGACCGTGAAATCGCAGCAACAACGATTATTCCAAAAATCCAAGTAGGACATTATGGCTGGGGAACAGTAACAGAAGTCCGTAAACATCTAGGCGTTTTTGTCGATATCGGCATTGAAAAAGACGTCGTTGTATCATTAGACGACCTACCAGCACTACTGCACTTATGGCCTAAAAAAGAAGACCGTGTGATGATTGCACTGCGCGTGGATGAAGAAAATCGCGTTTGGGGAGTTCTCGCAGAAGAAGAACAATTCCGCGCAATTGCCGTTCGAGCAGAACAAGATTTATTTAACCAAAATATCGAAGGTACCATCTATCGTTTATTAAAAATAGGTTCATTTGTATTTACAGATGATTTCCATATTGGTTTTATTCATGAAAGCGAACGAACTTCTGAACCGCGAATGGGTGAGCGCGTGAAGGCACGTGTTATCGCTGTAAAACCAGATGGCTCATTAAACTTATCTCTTCGTGGCAGATCGCATGAAGTATTGAATGATGACGCGGAAATGATTTTAACGTATTTACGAAGCGTTGGCGGAGAAATGCCATTTGGCGATAAATCCGACCCAGATGCTATTCGTGCAAAATTTGGTATAAGTAAAGCACAATTCAAGCGTGCAATTGGCACACTTTTAAAAGCAAGACGCATCACACAAGAAGATGGCGTGGTGACGAAAATCACCGAAGAAACATCCGACTAA
- the liaF gene encoding cell wall-active antibiotics response protein LiaF produces the protein MKKMESSVVFVFLIAIIVGVGLEMLFQWELLILFALGIFFIFTSRKASATKKSARNSLFIGIVFIIIAVLLTTTFKVGLVVAGIYAIIHYISRKRAPQLLMLKTREPDSKIDRTDKFIRNQWFGNQRILDVVYEWDDINIQTGIGDTILDLGNTVLPTGESVIMIRSVSGKIRILVPFDIGICIEHSAIFGNIQYDKESTSIQNNSIKVYSDNYESSARKVKIMTSVIFGDLEVIRL, from the coding sequence TTGAAAAAAATGGAAAGCTCGGTTGTTTTTGTATTTTTAATTGCGATTATTGTTGGTGTAGGACTAGAAATGTTATTCCAGTGGGAGCTACTTATTTTGTTTGCACTCGGGATATTTTTCATCTTTACATCAAGAAAGGCAAGCGCAACGAAGAAAAGTGCGAGAAACTCATTGTTTATTGGTATCGTATTTATCATTATCGCCGTGTTACTTACAACCACTTTTAAAGTAGGACTTGTTGTTGCGGGGATTTATGCGATCATTCACTATATTAGTCGAAAGCGGGCACCTCAATTATTAATGCTTAAAACTAGAGAGCCAGACAGCAAGATTGACCGCACAGATAAATTTATTCGCAATCAATGGTTCGGTAACCAGCGTATACTCGATGTAGTGTATGAATGGGATGATATCAATATCCAAACAGGAATTGGTGACACGATTCTCGATTTAGGAAATACAGTTCTTCCAACCGGCGAAAGTGTCATTATGATTCGTAGTGTATCAGGGAAAATTCGTATATTAGTTCCATTCGATATCGGCATTTGCATCGAACATTCCGCAATCTTCGGAAACATTCAATATGATAAAGAAAGCACTTCTATTCAAAATAATAGCATCAAGGTTTACTCGGATAATTACGAAAGTTCGGCACGAAAAGTGAAAATCATGACTTCTGTAATCTTCGGAGATTTAGAGGTGATTAGGCTATGA
- a CDS encoding sensor histidine kinase, with amino-acid sequence MSFSKLMMVVCSGLLLVATAIGTVGYYFFSEGSWYKILIEQKIFYIPFVVFVPLTAISIGLIIGGLLGYFVKQKFESIDFSIRLLGQGDLEKKITSEEDENFLEVQQVYKQIDRLRDKMKAQTILTQKLASDRAESTGQTKEAILSEERHRIARELHDSVSQQLFAAMMLLSALNEQSEKSATPAMQKQLKMVESIVNESQSEMRALLLHLRPTQLEGKSLKTGIEQLLKELTTKLPIEVEWQIEDINLQKGIEDHLFRIVQELLSNTLRHSKAKLLEVRLVTMDNLAVMKVVDDGVGFDMDNVRQGSYGLQNMRERVAEFGGTIKIISFPGRGTSVEIKIPLVAKKDVESE; translated from the coding sequence ATGAGCTTTTCGAAACTAATGATGGTTGTTTGCTCCGGTTTATTACTTGTTGCAACAGCTATCGGCACAGTCGGATACTATTTTTTTAGTGAAGGCTCTTGGTATAAAATTTTAATTGAACAAAAAATCTTTTACATTCCGTTTGTCGTCTTTGTTCCGCTAACAGCCATTTCGATTGGGTTAATCATCGGCGGACTACTTGGCTATTTCGTGAAGCAAAAGTTTGAATCGATTGACTTCTCGATTCGGTTGCTCGGACAAGGCGATTTGGAGAAAAAGATTACGAGTGAAGAAGACGAAAACTTTTTAGAAGTACAGCAAGTATACAAGCAAATCGACCGCTTACGTGATAAAATGAAGGCACAAACGATTTTGACACAAAAACTTGCAAGCGACCGCGCGGAATCAACGGGCCAAACGAAAGAAGCCATTTTGTCAGAAGAGCGGCACCGGATTGCTCGGGAATTACATGATTCGGTGAGCCAGCAGCTTTTTGCAGCGATGATGCTTTTATCGGCATTGAATGAACAAAGCGAAAAAAGCGCCACGCCAGCCATGCAAAAACAATTGAAAATGGTAGAATCCATCGTCAATGAATCCCAATCTGAGATGCGCGCGTTATTACTACATCTACGTCCAACACAACTTGAAGGTAAGTCGCTTAAAACTGGTATTGAACAATTATTAAAAGAATTAACAACGAAATTACCTATCGAAGTCGAATGGCAAATTGAAGATATTAATTTGCAAAAAGGCATTGAAGATCATTTATTCCGCATCGTTCAAGAGCTACTATCGAATACACTTCGCCATTCCAAAGCAAAACTATTAGAAGTGCGCTTAGTAACAATGGACAATTTAGCTGTAATGAAAGTTGTCGATGACGGAGTTGGCTTTGATATGGACAATGTTCGCCAAGGCTCATATGGCTTACAAAATATGCGTGAAAGAGTTGCCGAATTCGGTGGCACCATCAAAATAATTAGTTTCCCAGGAAGAGGAACTAGTGTAGAAATAAAAATCCCACTTGTTGCGAAAAAGGACGTGGAAAGCGAATGA
- a CDS encoding response regulator, with product MIKVLLVDDHEMVRIGVSAYLSVQDDMEVVGEAENGREGADMALELRPDIILMDLVMDEMDGIEATKEIMQNWKEAKIIIVTSFIDDEKVYPALEAGASSYMLKTSTASEIADAIRATYGGDSVLEPEVTGKMMQRLTAKPEKNLHDDLTNRENEILLLIAEGKSNQEIADELFITLKTVKTHVSNILSKLDVQDRTQAAIYAFKHDLVEKK from the coding sequence ATGATAAAAGTATTACTTGTAGATGATCACGAAATGGTACGTATAGGCGTTTCAGCTTATCTTTCTGTGCAAGATGACATGGAAGTTGTTGGCGAGGCAGAAAACGGACGTGAAGGTGCTGATATGGCCTTAGAATTACGCCCAGATATTATCTTAATGGATTTAGTTATGGATGAAATGGACGGCATTGAAGCCACAAAAGAAATTATGCAAAACTGGAAAGAAGCCAAAATTATTATCGTCACCAGTTTTATTGATGATGAAAAAGTATATCCAGCACTGGAAGCTGGTGCTAGTAGTTATATGCTAAAAACATCCACAGCAAGCGAAATTGCCGATGCGATTCGTGCTACATACGGTGGAGACTCTGTACTTGAACCAGAAGTAACTGGCAAAATGATGCAAAGACTAACCGCTAAACCAGAAAAAAATCTACATGATGATTTAACGAATCGTGAAAATGAAATCTTGCTTTTAATCGCGGAAGGTAAATCTAACCAAGAAATTGCCGATGAACTTTTCATTACATTAAAAACGGTTAAAACACATGTAAGTAACATTTTATCAAAATTAGATGTACAAGATCGCACGCAAGCAGCCATCTACGCATTTAAACATGACTTAGTAGAAAAAAAGTAG
- a CDS encoding potassium channel family protein → MKEGFAVIGLGRFGGSICRSLVEQGMEVLAIDSDEERVNEYMSIATHAVIANSTDENALRQLGIRNFEHVIVAIGEDIQSSILTTLILKEMGVKYVTAKATNDKHAKLLDKIGADRVVHPERDMGRRIAHYIVSKNMLDYLELSDEYSLVEISVSDPRFLGKSLVDLDFRNSFGVNIVGIKKDKQMIITPEANDVLHEGDILIVIGSDDDIERLQEKIQ, encoded by the coding sequence ATGAAAGAAGGATTTGCAGTCATCGGTCTTGGGCGATTTGGTGGAAGTATTTGTCGTTCACTAGTCGAGCAAGGAATGGAAGTACTTGCTATTGATTCAGATGAAGAACGAGTAAATGAATATATGTCGATTGCAACCCACGCAGTAATCGCCAATTCAACAGATGAAAATGCGCTTCGTCAATTAGGGATTCGCAACTTTGAACACGTTATCGTTGCCATTGGGGAAGATATTCAGTCGAGTATTTTAACAACGCTGATTTTAAAAGAAATGGGTGTAAAATACGTAACGGCAAAAGCAACGAATGATAAGCATGCCAAACTGCTTGATAAAATCGGTGCGGACCGCGTTGTCCATCCTGAGCGGGATATGGGACGCCGGATTGCCCATTATATCGTATCGAAAAACATGCTTGATTATCTGGAACTTTCTGATGAATATAGTCTTGTCGAGATTTCAGTATCCGATCCACGCTTCCTTGGGAAAAGCCTAGTTGATCTAGACTTCCGTAACTCTTTCGGCGTGAATATTGTCGGTATTAAAAAAGATAAACAAATGATCATCACACCAGAAGCAAATGATGTTCTCCATGAAGGGGATATCCTCATTGTTATCGGTTCAGATGATGATATCGAACGATTACAAGAAAAAATTCAATAA